In a single window of the Bacillus horti genome:
- a CDS encoding Stp1/IreP family PP2C-type Ser/Thr phosphatase — MSSSVEVVLKTHIGRVRQVNEDTAEVVKRESNTTLVIVADGMGGHQAGDVASQLAVKYVKQAFMKAELHSSAVTWEEWLIQTISETNRYIYDYAEQDQAYQGMGTTIVTSLFLEDYYIVAHVGDSRIYRYEQEQQQLTSITEDHSLVNELVKSGEITKAEADVHPQRSWITRSLGTQEDVKVDVKTMGYLGDECILLCSDGLSDMINEQHMLDILKQDKGLEEKASELIDAALEAGGDDNITLCLVQPTSSPSAQEER; from the coding sequence GAAGTCGTGTTAAAAACACATATCGGTCGTGTCCGTCAGGTGAATGAGGACACGGCTGAGGTGGTCAAACGTGAATCAAATACAACGCTAGTTATTGTAGCCGATGGTATGGGTGGTCATCAGGCTGGGGATGTGGCTAGTCAGCTAGCTGTGAAATATGTGAAGCAGGCCTTTATGAAGGCTGAGCTTCATAGTAGTGCAGTGACATGGGAAGAGTGGCTGATTCAAACGATCTCTGAGACTAACCGTTATATCTACGACTACGCTGAACAGGATCAAGCCTATCAAGGAATGGGTACTACTATTGTTACCTCTTTGTTTTTAGAAGACTATTATATCGTGGCCCATGTTGGAGACAGTAGGATTTATCGCTATGAGCAGGAGCAGCAGCAATTAACTAGTATTACCGAGGATCATTCCTTAGTCAATGAGCTTGTTAAAAGTGGTGAAATTACGAAGGCTGAGGCAGATGTTCATCCGCAGCGTAGCTGGATTACACGCTCCTTAGGTACCCAAGAGGACGTAAAGGTTGACGTAAAGACAATGGGCTACTTAGGGGACGAATGTATCCTTTTATGCTCAGACGGTCTAAGTGATATGATTAATGAGCAACATATGCTAGATATCCTAAAGCAGGATAAAGGTTTAGAAGAGAAAGCTTCAGAGCTGATTGATGCCGCTCTTGAGGCTGGTGGAGATGACAATATTACGCTTTGTCTTGTTCAACCTACATCTAGTCCGTCTGCACAAGAAGAGAGGTGA
- the pknB gene encoding Stk1 family PASTA domain-containing Ser/Thr kinase, with the protein MIGKKIAGRYEILDRVGGGGMAVVYKAKDVWLDRVVALKVLRPQYAIDDDFVHRFRREAQAAASLSHPNIVSIYDVGIEEDIHYIVMEYVEGSTLKEYINNHTTLSAYEAIQITRQIAEALDHAHHNRIIHRDIKPHNILIGKNLRVKVTDFGIARAVTSATITHTGSVMGSVHYFSPEQARGGVTGEKSDIYSLGIVLYEMLTGKLPFGGDSPISVALKHLQETYTEPKLLNENIPQSVENIIIRSLAKDPTYRYASARELMKDLDTCLNDERQSERKLVIDESIYDEEATKVIPAISDDMFDTKVAPNRKEEPKNEIVEDDELDEYEDEEDSKPKKKRSIWLKVGIILAILLLLGVGVYQGANYVLGLFYVPEKEVEEVVGLPLEEAEEILEEQGFVVNSTQTTHHTEIEEGHVVSQTPTPGTSIKEGTTVRLTVSLGPELHTMRDFSGYLRSTAEDFLIDRLNFADVEVIEEDHDSVQAGHVIRHEPDIGEEVIPEETTVTLYVSKGKSKFPMPNLIGSTKDEAVALLEQNNLVLDEAVEEFSDAPEGQVYRQGPVDPNMEVAEGTPIKIWISKGYEEVYQDRTHTLNIELEENEVARIIIHVDDENGADRTVVDEHIHESKEYSIDVRVSREKQAAIRVFKNGEQIQETIRIPFDTGE; encoded by the coding sequence ATGATCGGAAAAAAAATCGCTGGTCGCTATGAAATCCTTGATCGCGTTGGTGGCGGTGGAATGGCCGTTGTATACAAGGCCAAGGATGTCTGGTTAGATCGTGTTGTTGCTTTAAAGGTGCTACGTCCTCAATACGCTATTGATGACGATTTTGTGCATCGCTTTAGACGAGAGGCACAGGCGGCTGCCAGTCTATCTCACCCAAACATTGTAAGCATCTATGATGTGGGTATAGAAGAAGACATTCATTATATTGTTATGGAATATGTTGAAGGCTCCACACTCAAGGAGTACATAAACAACCATACAACTCTTTCAGCGTACGAAGCGATTCAGATTACTAGACAGATCGCCGAAGCGCTAGATCACGCCCATCATAACCGGATTATTCATAGAGATATTAAGCCTCATAATATATTAATTGGTAAAAACCTACGTGTGAAGGTGACAGACTTCGGTATTGCTAGGGCTGTTACATCAGCAACGATTACCCATACTGGATCTGTTATGGGCTCCGTGCATTATTTTTCTCCAGAGCAGGCTCGTGGTGGAGTGACAGGAGAAAAGTCAGATATCTATTCCTTGGGAATTGTTCTGTATGAAATGCTAACGGGGAAGCTTCCTTTTGGTGGAGACTCACCGATCAGTGTTGCCTTAAAGCATTTACAGGAAACGTACACAGAGCCAAAGCTACTTAATGAAAATATTCCTCAAAGCGTGGAGAATATTATCATTCGTTCGTTAGCTAAGGACCCAACGTACCGTTATGCTTCAGCTAGAGAATTGATGAAGGATTTAGATACGTGCTTAAATGATGAGCGCCAATCAGAGCGAAAGCTTGTCATTGATGAGAGCATTTATGATGAGGAAGCGACTAAAGTCATACCTGCAATAAGTGACGATATGTTCGATACGAAGGTTGCACCTAATCGTAAAGAGGAGCCGAAAAATGAAATTGTTGAAGATGATGAACTAGATGAATATGAGGATGAAGAGGACAGTAAGCCGAAGAAGAAGCGTTCCATTTGGCTGAAGGTAGGAATCATTCTAGCGATCCTGCTTTTGCTTGGTGTTGGTGTGTATCAGGGAGCTAACTACGTGCTTGGATTGTTCTATGTGCCTGAAAAAGAAGTGGAAGAGGTTGTTGGATTGCCTTTAGAGGAAGCAGAGGAAATTCTTGAGGAACAGGGCTTTGTAGTCAACTCCACACAGACAACCCATCATACTGAGATTGAAGAGGGGCATGTTGTCAGTCAAACACCTACTCCTGGTACATCAATTAAGGAAGGGACAACCGTTCGATTAACGGTAAGCTTAGGGCCTGAATTACACACTATGAGAGATTTCAGTGGTTATCTTAGATCAACGGCAGAGGATTTCTTAATTGATCGTCTAAACTTTGCTGATGTAGAGGTAATTGAAGAGGATCATGATTCAGTACAAGCCGGACATGTGATTCGTCATGAGCCAGACATTGGTGAAGAGGTCATTCCTGAGGAAACAACGGTTACGTTGTACGTAAGCAAAGGGAAAAGTAAGTTCCCAATGCCAAACCTAATCGGTAGTACAAAAGATGAAGCAGTAGCCTTACTTGAGCAGAATAATCTTGTCCTTGATGAAGCCGTGGAGGAATTCTCGGATGCGCCTGAAGGTCAGGTCTATCGCCAGGGTCCTGTAGATCCAAATATGGAAGTAGCGGAAGGAACACCAATTAAGATTTGGATTAGTAAAGGCTATGAAGAGGTGTATCAGGATCGTACCCATACTTTGAATATAGAATTAGAGGAAAATGAAGTAGCCAGAATCATTATTCATGTAGATGATGAAAATGGTGCAGACCGTACAGTTGTCGATGAGCATATTCACGAGAGCAAGGAATATTCCATTGATGTACGTGTAAGTCGGGAGAAGCAAGCAGCTATCCGCGTATTTAAGAACGGAGAGCAGATTCAAGAGACGATTCGGATTCCGTTTGATACGGGAGAATAA
- the rsgA gene encoding ribosome small subunit-dependent GTPase A — protein MPEGQIVKALSGFYYVAEKTTGTVWQCRARGVFKKKKITPLVGDHVSFEGSVEEEGTVTEIHERKNELIRPPIANVDQALLVFSVDEPEFSPILLDKFLVHIEKANITPVICLTKLDLSVTPLTEYPEIEVYQKLGYPFYMTSSVSKHGVEEIEDFLANKITVFAGQSGVGKSTLLNAINPELDIETAEISTRLGRGRHTTRHVELIKLPKGGLVADTPGFSQLDFIDIAPEELGSLFIEFNELSPSCKFRECLHKNEPKCGVKDAVEQGEIAEHRYKHYLQFLETIEQEKQKRGY, from the coding sequence ATGCCTGAAGGTCAAATTGTGAAGGCTTTAAGCGGATTTTACTATGTAGCAGAAAAGACAACTGGAACCGTATGGCAATGCCGAGCAAGAGGGGTGTTCAAAAAGAAAAAAATCACTCCCCTTGTAGGAGATCATGTATCCTTTGAAGGCTCGGTGGAGGAGGAAGGGACGGTAACTGAAATTCATGAGCGCAAAAATGAATTAATCCGTCCTCCCATTGCTAACGTAGATCAAGCCCTACTTGTCTTTTCAGTAGATGAGCCTGAGTTTAGCCCAATCCTTTTGGACAAGTTCTTGGTGCATATCGAAAAAGCGAATATAACACCCGTTATTTGCCTAACAAAGCTTGACCTTTCAGTGACTCCATTGACTGAGTATCCTGAAATTGAAGTGTACCAGAAGCTAGGCTACCCGTTCTATATGACCAGTAGTGTATCAAAGCATGGGGTAGAGGAGATAGAAGATTTTTTAGCTAATAAAATTACTGTATTTGCTGGGCAATCAGGGGTGGGAAAATCCACCCTACTTAATGCCATTAATCCTGAGCTAGACATTGAAACGGCGGAAATTTCTACTCGCTTAGGACGTGGTCGGCATACTACTCGCCATGTTGAACTGATTAAACTACCGAAGGGCGGTCTAGTAGCAGATACACCGGGATTTAGTCAGCTAGATTTTATAGACATAGCACCAGAGGAGCTTGGCTCACTCTTTATTGAATTTAATGAGTTGAGTCCGAGCTGTAAGTTTCGAGAGTGTTTGCATAAAAACGAACCGAAATGTGGAGTTAAAGACGCTGTGGAGCAGGGAGAGATTGCTGAGCATCGGTATAAGCACTACCTGCAATTTTTAGAAACGATAGAGCAAGAGAAGCAGAAGAGGGGGTATTAA
- the rpe gene encoding ribulose-phosphate 3-epimerase translates to MIKITPSILAADFAKLGAEIQEVDQAGADWIHVDVMDGHFVPNISIGPLIVDAIRPYTKLPLDVHLMIENPGAYIPDFVKSGADLISVHQEACPHLHRTIYQIKELGVNAGVVLNPATPLETIRHILHDIDYILLMTVNPGFGGQAFIPSVLEKIKACRQMLVEHNLGHLDIQVDGGVNSVTAKQCVEAGANVLVAGSAIFNQSDRQQALAAIRG, encoded by the coding sequence ATGATTAAAATCACTCCATCTATTCTAGCAGCAGACTTTGCTAAGCTAGGAGCAGAGATTCAAGAGGTTGATCAAGCAGGAGCGGACTGGATTCATGTAGATGTGATGGACGGTCATTTTGTACCTAATATTTCAATTGGTCCTTTAATTGTTGATGCCATTCGTCCATATACGAAGCTACCACTTGATGTGCACCTGATGATCGAAAACCCTGGAGCCTATATCCCAGACTTTGTAAAAAGCGGAGCTGATTTAATCTCCGTTCATCAAGAAGCGTGTCCACATTTGCACCGGACGATTTATCAGATTAAGGAATTAGGAGTCAATGCGGGTGTTGTCTTAAATCCAGCTACTCCTCTGGAAACGATACGCCATATCCTGCATGACATCGATTATATTTTGCTGATGACCGTAAACCCTGGTTTTGGAGGGCAGGCTTTTATCCCATCTGTATTAGAGAAAATTAAAGCTTGTCGTCAAATGCTTGTTGAGCATAATTTAGGTCACCTAGACATACAAGTAGATGGAGGGGTAAATTCGGTAACTGCCAAACAGTGTGTGGAGGCCGGAGCGAATGTTCTGGTAGCAGGATCAGCGATCTTTAATCAGTCAGACCGACAGCAGGCGCTAGCAGCGATACGTGGATAA
- the spoVM gene encoding stage V sporulation protein SpoVM — MKFYTIKLPRFIGSIVRVFIGVFKKDK, encoded by the coding sequence ATGAAGTTCTACACGATCAAGCTTCCTAGATTTATTGGGAGCATCGTGAGGGTCTTTATAGGTGTGTTCAAGAAAGATAAATAA